A region of the Stieleria neptunia genome:
TCAATGGCCGCGGGAGCGTCCACATGCGCGGCTTCGGTGCGATGCAGGATGTGGAAATCAGCCATTTGGTTGATCCGGACAGCCGGCTCTTTGCACCGCGAAGTGCCGCGTTCGAACGACAGACGGGGAAAACGCCGCAGTGTGTGCAAGACATCCGCCGGGTCCTGGATGACCCCACGGTGGATGCAGTCTCAATCGCAACCCCAAATCATTGGCACGCCCTGATGACCATTTGGGCCTGTCAGGCAGCGAAGGATGTCTACGTCGAAAAGCCTTGCAGCCACAACATTGTGGAAGGCCGGCGAATGGTCGAAGCGGCCCAGAAGTATCAACGCATCGTCCAGCATGGTACGCAATGGCGTTCCGATCCCAAGTGGAAGGCTTACACGACCGACATTCGCGAAGGTAAGTACGGCAAACTGAAGACCGCCAATATTCAAATCTTTCGGCCTCGCAAGAGTATTGGCGTGAAAACTCCCGTGCCACCGCCTCGCGAATTGGACTTCGACCTTTGGACCGGACCGGCCACGATGAATCCCTATCGGACGAATCTGGTTCATTACCGCTGGCATTGGATGTGGGACTATGGCAACGGAGAAATTGGAAATCTTGGTGCCCACGAATTCGAAATGGCACGCTGGGCGATGCCCGAAAGTGCCCAGCCGAAATCCGTGGTGAGTCTGGGAGGCCGCTATGGGTACGAGGATCAGGCAGACACCCCCAATACCCAGCTCACGCTGTACGATTTCGGCGATGCCCAACTCGTCTGTCAACAACGTGGACTGCACTTTGACAAACCGTTGAAAATGAGCATCGATTTCCATACCGATGCAGGCGTCGTCAAAGACGGTAAATTCTATCCCCATGGACAGACGAAGGGAGAGAAGATCGAGGGCGCCCCTGCGAGTGGACTTCCCGAAAACGAATCACGCGATCACTTGCGGAACTTTATCGATTGCATCCGTAGCCGCAAACGCGAGGATCTGGCCTCGGATGTTCTGGATGGGCATCGCACGGCCGTGGTGGCCCACCTGGGCAATCTTTCGTACCGCCTGGGTGACCAGGCTTCGTTCCGTCACCCGCCTCAACCGCTTTCTGAAAATCAGGTTGCTGCAGAATCCTTTGACCAAATGAAACGGCATCTGGTCGACGCCGCCGGAGTCAATTTGGCGAACGCTTCTTATCGAATCGGTCCCACACTCCAATTCGACGCAACGACAGAAACCTTTGTAAATCACCCCGAAGCAAACCACCTCCTGGGCAGAACCTACCGGCCCGGATTTCAACTGCCAACCATCACCAGCTGACGATCATCATGAACCTGACAACTGACGAGGGAAAGCTGTTTTACGACCTGTATGCGGCCCTGCTGTCGTTCGTGAACCGTAGGCTGGAGGTGTCTTCCGAGACTTTCTCAGACGCTCGGGAGTACACGACCACGCCGCCCGAGATCAGGGTGGCCATACGCGATGCCCTGTTCGAGCATCGGGAACTGATCGACGAGTTCGTCAAAGAGAACCCCGCAAGGCTGGGGGCCGAGTCATTGGAGATCGTCGGCAGTTGGAAACACGCTCTGCCGGGCAAGTTCTATATCTTCCGCTACCTGAAAAAGTACACGGTCTTTCTGACCAGTGGCGACTCGCCAAACAAAGCCTATGGCGTACTGGGGTTGGCGGACCCGATGGTGGATGTCATTGGTCCCTACCTGCCACAGCTGGTTGCAACCGTCCTGCTACCGTACCAGGGCAGGATCATCTATGACGGCATGCTAGCAGGGTACAACATCAGGTTCGGCGGCGGCATCAAGCGGTCGCTCAACGAGGAGTACAAGCAGGCCAAAGAGAAATTCGGCATCGTTACGTCGCTCGGGGATCAGGCTGCACCAAAGCCCAAGCAGAAAACGCCCAAGAAGCAGCCACGGAAAGTGAAGGCAGCCCTTGGTGGTCGCTCCGCAGCCGACGAGGCCAAAGCGATTGCCGAGGAGCTGGCCCAAATGACGGATGCCTTCTGCCGGCAGTTCCTCAACGAGGAATACGCTGTACTGTGCCGCGAGTTGGTTTCGGCTTTGGCGAGGAAGCGACCATCGCCGCTTCTTCGTGGCAGAAGGGAAACTTGGGCCTCTGGTGTCGTGAGAACCATCGGATGGGCCAACTTCCTTCATGATCCAAGCCAAACCCCTCACCTGAATTTGTATTCCATCGATGAAGCTTTCGGCATCGCGGAGAGCACCGGTGCGGCCAAGCTGAAAGAGATCCGGACGATGCTCAGGATTCGGCAGCTCGATCCCAAATGGACACTCCCCAGCACGATGGACGACAATCCGATGGTCTGGATGCTGGAGGTCAACGGCATCATGATGGATGTTCGCCGCGCCCCTCGGGAACTTCAAGAAGCGGCCTTCAAGAAGGGCTTGATCCCATACATCCCGGCAGACAGGGCTGAGGCGGACGAGGCATCGCAGTAAGCGGAAAAATTATCCGTGATTTGGTCGCGACATGAACTTGCGTTGCCGGTTGTCGTGGGGAAATTCGGCGGGAGCAATTCGGGCCAATACGGCAACGCTTTCGGCGGGTCTAAATCAAGTCTCGGACGGCTTGCTGAAGTGGCAAGAAAAGAGAATTGGAACGTGCCGAAAAAGCGGTGAATCCATAGTGTTCATAAAAACGGATGGCGTTCTCATCCTTCGCTTCAACGACGATTGCGTAAGCTGCGATCTCGCTTTTCACCGCCCTGCGGATTCCATCGAACAACAACAGACCGCCCAACTTCTTCCCCTGGTGCGGTTTCGCAACAGCGAGTCGGCCGAGACGCACAACGGGAACGCTGGGATAACGCGGCAGTTTCTTGGCAACATGTTCAGGCAGGTCTTGAATCGAAACGCCACCCGCCGAGAGCGTGTAGTACCCGGCGATCTCGCCAGACGATTTTCCAATCATAACGAAGCATGCCGTGAATCGGCGACGCACATCTTGGCTGACCCGCTTCGCGAGATAATCGTTGAGTTCGGGCGAGCCACAATCGAAACCCTTACGATCGTGATTCGCGAGAGCTTCGATGCGGTATGCGGTCACTCGGAATCAACCATCTCGTGATACCGTTTGGCAGCATCCCTGAGCGGCTCTGCAACCGGTGGCGGATTCAACAACGCGTCCGCAAATTGCTGCTGGTCGGCGGCCGAAAGAACAAGCAACTCATGATCAGAGATCGCGCGTTCAGCCGCCTCGCGCGCCGAATTGACCACGAAGTCCGACAGAGTGCGGCCTTGTATCGCGGCCGCTCGACGAAGTAGCTCAAGCACCGGCTCGGGAAGGCGTGCGTCCAGTCGTGCCGACTTGGGCTCAGGTTGAATCATGGCTCGTTTCTCTCCTCAGTACCAACGTACGGCAATTCTACGTACGCTGTCAAGTTATTGCGATATTTATGGCAAAACACAGCGTTTTCGATGAGATGGCACCAGATCACTAATGTCACTCTTAGCCGCCGATTGGTGAAAGCCTCCGCAGCTTTACCTGTGCTTTTACCTGCGGAAGACCAATGAGTTCATCGTAGACGCGATTATATCCCACGACGAAGTTGGGGGTTGCCTCCTGCGGATCGGTCAAAATCCGAAGGTTGCTTTCGTCAGGCCACCAATGGTGATGGGGGATCCTGAAAATATGCCCATGGTGCCTGCCATCGTAAGCCGCAATCAGCCAAGGTTCGCGGGCCGCTCCTAAAGCGTACCAGTGAGATCGTGGGCGAAATACCTCCCACGCCCTGTCATAGATGCCGAGAAAGTCTTCGGGAATACGCCGCGTCCATTGCTTCACTCTTAGGAAAAACTCGAGAGACGCAACCCAAGATCCAAATGCATTTGACAACTTTTGCTTCGCAGTGCTGCGGTCGTTGCTCGCGAAGTTTCCCGCATCTTTTAACATGAGCCCATACTTAACCATGCTCTGGTACAAGAGTTGTGTTGTGTTTTCATATTCCCCTGATCGCCTCTCCTGATCCGCCATTTCTCGTGGCGAAATGGATAGGGTACTCGCGAGTCTGATGGGCATAGTTTGGCTCCGAAAGCGATTGTCAATCGTTGTGCTTGGCGTCCTAGGAGCATACGTCGCATTCTCAACTGAAACAAAAAAAAACAACTTTCGATCATCGAGTCTTCTTGCGGCCAAACCGTTTTGGCCTTGGAAAAGGTGTCGGACACGAATTTGACACCCTCAACGCCGTGCGTCAGACGCCGCGAAACACGAATTGGAACACCAGCATCCGATCCACCTGGTCAATGTGATGATCAGCTACGATGGCAAGACGTCTGACAAGCACTCATTATGAATCAGCGACCACGATTTGATCGTGCGTCAAATGCGGGAAATTTCGCTCGCGGGGGCGTGGCCGCGACAACTCCACAAGCCGAGCCCCCCGATCCCGGCTCAAACGAGGAAAGGCCAAACGAACCGGACCTGGGTGTCCCCTTCAGGATGCCGGGAATGGATGCGATGACCCCTAGGGACGTCGATTCTATTGCTGCAGCTTTGGGCAGCCCCCATCATCATTCTGCCCCCAACGTCATGTCTACCCAAGTAGAACCGCACTTCACCGTTCCCCGTGACGGCGATGTCGGTGTGACTGTCACCATCGAAGTCGCCGACGACGACTTCTCATGCTTGGTGGTTGACAACAACTTGAACGCAACGAGGTTCAATCAGCGAAGGGTGAAGTTGAAACTTCACTTCTCAATGATTTCAACGTCTCAATCCATTGGGCTTCCAAGTCCGCCAGGCTTTCAAATCCGTACGTCGACACGACTGCGTCGGGCAACTGACTTGCCATCTTGTCAGACGGCACCGACCGCATGCACTCGATCAGCTTCCGTTTTCCTCCCTGTGCGACTAGCCAGTCGACGAGTAGACCTGATTGTTGGTGCATCAACTTCAGATGCTCGCGATCCGTTGGGTACGACTTCATCGAGAACAGTTCGTGAAGGGGGATCAGCGTTTCGTTGTTTGCCGCTTCGGCGACCGTTCTTCGAGCCGCGTCGGGGACGCCACTGGAGTCGCCTGCAAGCATCGCGATCCCCTCATCAATCCACAGCGGAAGTTTGACATTGAAGTTGGCCGCTAACACCAGATGCATGACTTCATGAGTCAATCGTTCGTCCAGATTTGTCGGGGAACCTTGCAGATGCATCATGGCACCGGTGACCTTGCCATCGGGGGTGAACCGGTAGGTTGTCGCACCTTGAGCCGACCTGGTCGTCTCGGCAACCTGCACATCGATCCCACAGGATTCTTTAAAGTCGACGGGTATCGTGCCGAACCACTCTTGCGTCAGTTCTCGAAAAGCCCCCTCGGCAGTTTTCGCAACGTTTTCCAAAGTATCTGCCGGCACTGTCTCAGCGAACGGATCCCCACTGACAAAAAAATGATTGGTCCGAGTTGACGTGATCGGGACAACAGGATGATCCGGTATCGAGGCTGACTTGGCGGCGTTCGAGGCCGTCGCGTCCCATTTCAAATCCGGATTAAGCAGTTCATCGATCCGCCGCGCGATGATCTGGCCCTTGGCTTTTTGTCGCTCGGTGACCAGTTCTTTTAAACGCGACACACGTTGAGAAAGTGAGTCAAGCTCGGCCTGATAGAGTGCTTGCTTGGCATCAAAGGCTTCGACAACCATCGGCCCCAAAATCTTCCGAGCGATCGCTTGATCGGTGTTTGCATTTCCTGCCGATCGCAATTCGTTCGCTTTGGTTTGCGATTTCTTATCGGCCAATATTGCCTGACGAGCCAATTGTGAGTGTTCGACGCGTCTCGACTTCGGTGCCGGATAGACTCCCGCGGCGGCCGGGGGCGCACCAAAGGGATTGACAACCGGACCGGGGCTGGCAATCTGACCGGGAGCCGCAAGCGGAAGGTGTGGCGGCCCGGGAATTCCAGCCGCCGATCCGATTGGCTGCATCGGGGGCTCGGATGAATTTTGTTTCTGCAATGCCGCCAAAATCCGTGCCGGAATCTTCTCCTTTTCATCGCCCCAATCAACAAATGGGAATTTTACGATCACATCGCAGTCGGCGATCAGGGGGCTTTGCCTGAGCAGAGCGGCTGCCTCAAGAAAGGGATGCAATTGAAACGGACCTTCGCCCCGTAACAAGATCAACTCTTTTTCAACTTCATCAGGTCCGGCGATCGATGCACTGGCTCTCAAGCCGCGAAGATGCAACTTAACAAAGTCAGGTGGAGGCGGATTAAACAGTTTGGTGACCAGTTGCGGACTTCTCCCCGGATCATGTCGGGCGATGACTCTGATCGAAACGTTTTGCAAATCCTTGTCAGGGTCGATGTCCGGCCCAATCGCCCGAGCACTGAAGGTGATTTGACCGACACCGCTTTCGCGAAAAAACGAGACTAACTTTGTCAAGCTATTGGCGGATGAGTCTTGGGGGGCTTTGATATGAACGATGGATTCTTGTCTCGCGCCGGACACAAAATGAATCACCGTTTTTCCCGTCCGTTTTTCTGCCAACTTGGCGAGAATGTCCATGACCTCGTTCGATCTCGTACCGTTCCTGAACGACAAAACGATCTCGACCGCTTGATGGTCATCGACGTCATCCTTTTCGGGCACGACTTGCGCAAGGCCCAGCTGTGTCCAACAGAGCATCGCACTCAGAACCGCCGGAAGAATACATGGCGGTCTTAAAAAGTGGCGCAAGCTTCCAGTTTGCAGTTGTTTCATTTCGATTCCCAGTCGTCTCCGAGTTCTTGTTCCCATTTCCACACCTGTCGATCAATGTCTTCGATTTGTTCGTCGAGATAGTCCCAACGCAAGTCGGATTCCAATCGCGTCGTATCGATCGCTTCCAAAACAACGGAGTTATCATCCGTTACAGAATCGTCACTGACTTGTGCGTTTTGGTGAGACGTTTGATCTCGTTCGTCGAAAACTTCCGTCGGCGACGGCCGTTGCATCGGAAAAACGTAGACGACGGCAAGGAAGATCGCGGCGATCGTGGCCGCGACTGCAACCACGACGATCATCCGTCGGCGATTGTGATTCGGGCGAGCCAACGGATCGGGCAACGCAACTTGTCCGGGTTGCCTGTAGTGACTTAGGCATTGCTCCAGCAGTCCGGCGACATCGTCCGCGGATTTTGGACGTCGATGGGGATCGTCTTGATGCAGCCAATCAACCAACCGGATCAGCCAGTCGGGCGTTTGCGTGTCGAGACTTGATAGCGAGGGAACCCGTCCTTCAGCGATGCGCGTGATCGTTTCGCTGCCGACGTCACCGCGTATCGGCGGGTGTCCCGCGAGCATCGTGAACAGCACACTTCCCAAACTGAACAGATCGCTCCGCAAGTCAAGTGGTTGGCCTTTGGCCTGTTCTGGCGACATGTAGTGCGGTGTCCCGGCGAGCGTCCCGGCCCGGGTCAGCGAGGCATCATCGGCGGCACGGGCGAGCCCAAAATCCGTGATCACCGCGCGTTCGGTGCCTTTGGATAACAGCACATTGGCAGGTTTGACGTCACGATGGACCAGACCCTGGGAGTGCGCCGCAGCAAGGCCTTTGGCGATTTGCATGCCGATCGAGAGTGTCGATTCGATGTCCAAACAACCTTCGTCGTCGATCCGTTGTTGCAGCGATGGATCTGCCAAGTACGGCATCACCAGATACGGCACGTCATTGAAATGGGCGACCTGATAGATCGCAATCACGTTCTCATGCAGGACCGCGGCGGCGGCACGTGCTTCCCGCGCAAACCGCTTTCTCGCACTGGTAGACGATGCCAAGTGTGGTGACAACATTTTGATCGCGACGAATCGATCCAACGCCGGTTCGCAGGCCTTCAGCACAACGCCCATCCCGCCGGTGCCGATGATGCCCGTGACTTCGAACGGGCCGATCCGTCCGGCCGACCGCGGGTCGTCGCTGGGGGCAATCGTGCGAAGGATCATCGAGACGTCAAAGCGACCCGCAGCAGCATCAATCGACGATTCGCCGGAGTCAGCGATGGCCGACAATTCGCCCGCGGAGAGCCGATCGGCAGTCAACTCATCGGCCGACAGTGCGTCTTTCGCCACGGCCCAGTCCTCCGCAGATCCCGCCAGTCGACTGATCCGGTCACGGCATTCTGCGCAGTGATCCAAATGTGTGATCAGTGATTCGCATTCAACTTGCGGCAACGCATCATCGACGAAGCACTGGAGCTGATCGATCGGACAATGTTGGATCGGATTCATGATTCGGATTCGTCCTGTTCAATCGCCGCGACGGCTTTTCGAATCTTGGCCAGTACACGACTGCGTGCCGCATAGACCGAACCGATTGTTTTGCCAAGCCGTTCCGCGACGTCCCCGCCGTTCTGACCGTCAACGGCCGTCATCCAAAATGCCCGCCAGACGTCTTCGCTAAAGCTGTTTTTAACTCGTGCGGCGGTGTAGCGAAACAACTCACAACGTCGTTCGTAGACCCAGTCGGTTTCTAAATCGCTATTCGGCTCCGGGATCGCTTCGAGCATGTCCCATACTTCTGACGATCCGGATCCCCGTCCGGCGTTTTCTCGTTGAATCAGGTTGATCACTGCGTTTCGAGTGACCGTGGCAAGCCACCCGCGAAACCGCCCACGGTCGGCGTCGGGTTCCCAGCGATCCGATGCTCGGGCGACTGCCCAAAGCACCCGCTGCGTGATGTCGCATGCATCAGCATCCTGAAGTCCCCTGCGGCGCGAGAAACGAAAAATCAATGGCTCGTACAGAGAGACAAATTCATTCCATGCCTGCCGGTCGGACGGGTTCTTCAGCCGCGCTATAAGCGTGTCTCGTGTCTCTGGCCATGAATGCATGATTTCGTGTTCCTCTCCTGACAAGTGACACCCCGATTCAAGAGAAACCTGACGCGAAAATCAGGGAAAATTGATATTTCCCTGACTGGAATCAATAAGGCGAAAGGGACTCAATGAAACCATCACCGATGTTGGTCGAGGCAGGAATTTACCACGCGGCATCGTTCCGGTCGTTCCGGCATCCTGTCAAAAATGGTTTTTCGCTTGATTGCAATGGCGGAAAGATTGAGCGTTCTACAAGGAGCCGTGTCGAGGATGGAAAGCCGCTTCGATGACGAAAGGGGCAACACAATTCAACCCAGCGAACGCTCTGCCCCCATCACCCAGCCTCCCATCGTTTTGCCCCCATCGTTTTGCCCCCATCGTCCTGCCCCCATCGTTATGCCTCCCATCGCTGGGATCCGACAACGGGGAAGGAGTACATGCGTGTTGGTGTCCAGGCTTTAGCCGCACCCTCTCGCAGCGTCGCAGCGACCGGAAGTCGCCTCAAGGCTAAACACCAACGATCACGGAATCCCATTGCGACGAATCCCGTTCCTCCGTAAAACAGGGTCTACGCCACGTCTTCATCCCAACGTCCTAGGTTGCGTCCTTGAATGGATTGCGCTGGGGCGGATCCTCGTGAATTGCGTTCTTGAGCAGTTGCTGCACGAGGGAATTGATCACCGGAACGCGATGCCGGACCCAAACATGCATTTCCTCGGGTTGGCATCCCAAACGACTCTTCGCTTCCAATGCCGTCCGGCCGAACGAAACCCGTTTGCAGCTCCACGTGATGGCTTGTTCGATCACGGCAAACAACAACGCGTGATAAACCGGCAAGCGAGCATTCACCTCGCAGTCCATCCCCAAGTAGAATCCGATCGCCGTTTCAACGGTCTGTTGGTTCAACACGTTCCAATGAACCAATAGGGCACTTCGTCTACAACCTTGCACCCACGTTTGAATAGTTCACGTTCTTGCAGAGCCGCAAGCGACCAGACTGATGCAAGCGGCTGACATTCCAGAGGTTATCGCCGTGAACCGATCGAAACCCGCCCAATCGTGGAGACGACTTGGCATCATCCCAACCGGCTGCGTGTTGGTTTGCATTTTGCAAGCGACGCAGCTCGCCGGTGATGCGAAGTGCGAGTCTCCATCAGGTGTCGAATTCGAGATTATCCTCGACTCAGACTCCGTAAAGTTTCCTGATCCCATTCATGGGTTTCTTCGCGTGACCAATACGTCGGGACGAGAGGCCATTCTTCCATCACTGGGCGAGTTGCAACACTCCACGTCACTGGAGCTTCGCTGCGGCGGGCAGGTCGTAGAGGCGGACTTTGCGGCGAACCAACCGGCGCGTGCAACGAGACGCCCGGCGGGATACTCCTCCGTGACGCCATTTTGCCTGCGATACAACGAACCGAAGTTCGTGCAGCGAGTACGCGAACGGTTGCCGGTTCTGATTCATGCAAAGACACCAGTTCGGCCGAGGCAAATTGCCAATTCAGTCGCAGGGCGAGACACAGCCGACCGGACCTCCGCACCTCGTTTCGTCGAGCTAGACGAGTCCAATGGCCGACCGATTCTCTCAGCCACTGCGGAGACAAGGGTACGGCTTGACACCGACAACTGGATTTTTCGGCGGCCGGACGATCCTCTCATTCGCTTTGCAGCAGCATGGCCAGCATGGCGGAGCGATCGCGAATTAGGCGAGATTACCGCGCTGATGAAGTTTCCACAATCGATAGCGGAGATCGAACGCTTCCTAATTGAGGTATCGACCATCAATGATGTGCCCATCTTGGCAGTCTTTCCTGAACGTGCGTTTTCCATTCTTGACCGCCTGAACAAGGACACAGTTTCTTGGCGTCGGCTGAAACTAACTCAACTTCTGATGCAATGCACGCGGGAGGGTTTTGACAGAGAGAAGCTCGCGAGCGTGGTCGATGAGGCTTGGACGACGCTCGCACAGTCTGGCCCCGCCGAGTTCTTGGAACGTGAGAAGTCCTTTCGTTTTAAGATGCACAGGATCCTGACCAAGCCTAACATTCACAACGGTCCAGACAGCCGCAAGCTCGTAGAGCTGTTCTCCGAGGAATGGTCCAATCGGATCGCAACGAGTTTTCAAGGATTGAGTTGCGTCCAAGACACAAATACCGCTGATCGAATGAATGCGGATCAGTTCGCTATTGAACACCTCACTCAAAAGTTGAGAATGTTGCGGGCGAGCGTAAACTCTCCATAACGGTTTCGTGTTCGGAACCTGTCATTTGGTGCCACCCACCAAACCAGCATGGCAGCGCAGGCGTACGCTCCTGCTAGCAAACCCGTTGCCGGGCAGCATCGGCTGCAGTTGGTGGGTGGCGCGATGTCAGTGCCCTGGGACAATGAAAATTTTGCTCGTCTAAAGAGAGGATCAATGCGTGGTTGTGCCGTGAAGTGCAAACGGGGCGAAAGCAAAAGGCGACACCCAGAAGCCAGAGTCGCGGAGAGCGACAGGCAGGTCACTCGCATTCCATATCCCCGGCGAACGCCAGACGAAAATCGATTGATTTGCCATCGGCGGCGCAGCAGCGTTACTTGAATTTGTCCGCGTTCTCAATCACAAAGCGGGTGGAAAAGACTTCAACGCTTTCCTTTGCCTTGTAGTACTGTGAATCGAACTTGTCGAACGCGCCTTCGTGTTTGGTGTAGACGGATGCCAGTTGATCCTGGCGTTTGCCCCGATCGCGGAACGGCTTCTGGTCGCCAAACAGTTTCAGAACGCCTTCAAAGATTTCCAATCGCTGCTTGAAACCCATGGCTTCCAATCCATCGAGGGCGAGTTGCCAGTTGGCCCCGGCGGAGTTGAAAAAGTATTGGGAGTGGCCGCCGTTATTCACTTCCGCATCCAGCCAGAACACCGCTAGATACATCTGCTGCTCCCGGTTCAGCGATTCCCATCCACCTGATTCCTCTTTCTGCCAAATTCGGTCTTGAAAGCCTCGCAGGTCATGGCTCGCGAGCAATCCTCTCGCCGCGCCATCGGAGACTCGATCTTCCGAGTGGCTGCAATATTCCTTCAGCAATGCCGTGTCTTCAGCAACTTTGAATCGCCCAAGCAATGCCAGCGTTTCCCCCAAAGCATAGGTATTGGGGTATTCCATCTCGCGACCGGCGTACGTCGTAACGAGAGACTTCACCGTTTCTCGATCGATCGAAAAATCAAATTGTCCGATCACACGCAGGATTTCGTGAAGGGAGTTTTTCTTGGGATCGAGGACGGCATCCGACAGGAGATAGGACTCCGCTCGCGCTGCGTCAAGCTGGGCAAAGAGGCGAGCCGCATCCTCAACATTTCGGCCTGAGGCAACGAGGTTTTCAAGATCCGGAAGAACACCTGACCTGATCTCCGCAGACAGCTTGTTCGCCTCGATGGCGCGCGTCATCCCAATCAATGCATACGATCGAACATACTCATCATCGTCAGCGAGCGACTGCTTGATTGCAGGCAGGGCTTCTGCCCACCCCGATTCGGCAATCGCCAAGCCGCACTCTTTCCGAATTTGGTCTGATGGATGCGAAAGAGCTGGCGTGAGAAGTGCGATCGCTTCGGCCGGCAAGTTTCCGTCAAAGAGTTCGCAGACTCGCATGATGGGAGCCTCTTCGAATAGATCGCCTTGCTGCAACGCGGAAAGCTTTTCGTTCAGCGATTCGTCTTTGAGAATGGCGAGCAGCGCGTCATTGGTTCGTGGAGACAATTCCTTGAGCTGGCGGCCCAGTGCCCACAGCTCTCGAGTCGTTTCCGAACCGAAGACGTAGCGTTTGATTTGCTGCGTGATCTGATCCGAGTCCCAAGATTCAGCAGCTTCTGCAAAGACACCGGCGTCTTCTGATTCCGCGATCATCTCATTCCACAGATTCGGATCCTTCACGAACTCCCTGAACCCAGGCTCTTTTTGGGCTCGGTTGGTTCGAATGTGGAGGTATTGAAAGATGCCAATGCTGGCAGCAACAAGAATCACAACGCCAATGATGACGAACTTTGCCATTCCGACTTCCCGTCGTTTGGTGACCACAAACTTTAGACGACCCCGCAGCACAGCCCCGGTCCCAGGCTCAAAACCGGGCTCCTTAAACTCCGATTCAATCTGGCTCATTCTATCGATGGCC
Encoded here:
- a CDS encoding RNA polymerase sigma factor; protein product: MHSWPETRDTLIARLKNPSDRQAWNEFVSLYEPLIFRFSRRRGLQDADACDITQRVLWAVARASDRWEPDADRGRFRGWLATVTRNAVINLIQRENAGRGSGSSEVWDMLEAIPEPNSDLETDWVYERRCELFRYTAARVKNSFSEDVWRAFWMTAVDGQNGGDVAERLGKTIGSVYAARSRVLAKIRKAVAAIEQDESES
- a CDS encoding type II toxin-antitoxin system TacA family antitoxin, which encodes MIQPEPKSARLDARLPEPVLELLRRAAAIQGRTLSDFVVNSAREAAERAISDHELLVLSAADQQQFADALLNPPPVAEPLRDAAKRYHEMVDSE
- a CDS encoding serine/threonine-protein kinase, whose translation is MNPIQHCPIDQLQCFVDDALPQVECESLITHLDHCAECRDRISRLAGSAEDWAVAKDALSADELTADRLSAGELSAIADSGESSIDAAAGRFDVSMILRTIAPSDDPRSAGRIGPFEVTGIIGTGGMGVVLKACEPALDRFVAIKMLSPHLASSTSARKRFAREARAAAAVLHENVIAIYQVAHFNDVPYLVMPYLADPSLQQRIDDEGCLDIESTLSIGMQIAKGLAAAHSQGLVHRDVKPANVLLSKGTERAVITDFGLARAADDASLTRAGTLAGTPHYMSPEQAKGQPLDLRSDLFSLGSVLFTMLAGHPPIRGDVGSETITRIAEGRVPSLSSLDTQTPDWLIRLVDWLHQDDPHRRPKSADDVAGLLEQCLSHYRQPGQVALPDPLARPNHNRRRMIVVVAVAATIAAIFLAVVYVFPMQRPSPTEVFDERDQTSHQNAQVSDDSVTDDNSVVLEAIDTTRLESDLRWDYLDEQIEDIDRQVWKWEQELGDDWESK
- a CDS encoding Gfo/Idh/MocA family protein is translated as MKQPTRRQFLKHVAASGIATSVTISGTKSSGQVIGANERVRVAIAGINGRGSVHMRGFGAMQDVEISHLVDPDSRLFAPRSAAFERQTGKTPQCVQDIRRVLDDPTVDAVSIATPNHWHALMTIWACQAAKDVYVEKPCSHNIVEGRRMVEAAQKYQRIVQHGTQWRSDPKWKAYTTDIREGKYGKLKTANIQIFRPRKSIGVKTPVPPPRELDFDLWTGPATMNPYRTNLVHYRWHWMWDYGNGEIGNLGAHEFEMARWAMPESAQPKSVVSLGGRYGYEDQADTPNTQLTLYDFGDAQLVCQQRGLHFDKPLKMSIDFHTDAGVVKDGKFYPHGQTKGEKIEGAPASGLPENESRDHLRNFIDCIRSRKREDLASDVLDGHRTAVVAHLGNLSYRLGDQASFRHPPQPLSENQVAAESFDQMKRHLVDAAGVNLANASYRIGPTLQFDATTETFVNHPEANHLLGRTYRPGFQLPTITS
- a CDS encoding GNAT family N-acetyltransferase, which translates into the protein MTAYRIEALANHDRKGFDCGSPELNDYLAKRVSQDVRRRFTACFVMIGKSSGEIAGYYTLSAGGVSIQDLPEHVAKKLPRYPSVPVVRLGRLAVAKPHQGKKLGGLLLFDGIRRAVKSEIAAYAIVVEAKDENAIRFYEHYGFTAFSARSNSLFLPLQQAVRDLI
- a CDS encoding DUF6398 domain-containing protein, giving the protein MNLTTDEGKLFYDLYAALLSFVNRRLEVSSETFSDAREYTTTPPEIRVAIRDALFEHRELIDEFVKENPARLGAESLEIVGSWKHALPGKFYIFRYLKKYTVFLTSGDSPNKAYGVLGLADPMVDVIGPYLPQLVATVLLPYQGRIIYDGMLAGYNIRFGGGIKRSLNEEYKQAKEKFGIVTSLGDQAAPKPKQKTPKKQPRKVKAALGGRSAADEAKAIAEELAQMTDAFCRQFLNEEYAVLCRELVSALARKRPSPLLRGRRETWASGVVRTIGWANFLHDPSQTPHLNLYSIDEAFGIAESTGAAKLKEIRTMLRIRQLDPKWTLPSTMDDNPMVWMLEVNGIMMDVRRAPRELQEAAFKKGLIPYIPADRAEADEASQ
- a CDS encoding peptidase MA family metallohydrolase, with the translated sequence MDILAKLAEKRTGKTVIHFVSGARQESIVHIKAPQDSSANSLTKLVSFFRESGVGQITFSARAIGPDIDPDKDLQNVSIRVIARHDPGRSPQLVTKLFNPPPPDFVKLHLRGLRASASIAGPDEVEKELILLRGEGPFQLHPFLEAAALLRQSPLIADCDVIVKFPFVDWGDEKEKIPARILAALQKQNSSEPPMQPIGSAAGIPGPPHLPLAAPGQIASPGPVVNPFGAPPAAAGVYPAPKSRRVEHSQLARQAILADKKSQTKANELRSAGNANTDQAIARKILGPMVVEAFDAKQALYQAELDSLSQRVSRLKELVTERQKAKGQIIARRIDELLNPDLKWDATASNAAKSASIPDHPVVPITSTRTNHFFVSGDPFAETVPADTLENVAKTAEGAFRELTQEWFGTIPVDFKESCGIDVQVAETTRSAQGATTYRFTPDGKVTGAMMHLQGSPTNLDERLTHEVMHLVLAANFNVKLPLWIDEGIAMLAGDSSGVPDAARRTVAEAANNETLIPLHELFSMKSYPTDREHLKLMHQQSGLLVDWLVAQGGKRKLIECMRSVPSDKMASQLPDAVVSTYGFESLADLEAQWIETLKSLRSEVSTSPFAD